The segment TTAGAACATCGCAGAACGCCATATCATCGTCTACGGCAGCAATTGCAGCGTTGATCAAAGTCTCTCGGTCAGTGTTGCCCCAGTTGATGTGCAGACCATATTCTAGTGCCATGCAGCGAATCAATTCACGAGTGCTGCGGCCATTTCCCTCGCGGAAGGGATGGATGATGTTCAGCTCTGCCATCGTCTGCGACAGATTTTGAATCTGCTTTTCTTCATCTTGTTCGGCAAGCAGCTTCTTGGAGTGAATGTTTTTGAACACCCGCTCCAATTCTCGGTCGATCAGGTCTGGCGGGTAGAACATCGTGTCGCCCTTGCTGATTTGTTCCTTGCGGATGTGCCCTGCAAACGGGTACACATCTTCAAAAAGGAAGCGGTGAATCCGAAACAGGTGAGTTTTGGTAAAACGTCCCTTGATTGGCTCCTGTAACAGAGCCATCTGCTTTATAGCCGTAAATTCTTCTTCGGCCTGTTTGAGTTCGGCTTTATCATGAATGTTCAACTTGTTGATCAGAACATCCGTATCCGGGTAGCAGTACATGGACTGCACTGTGGTGTAGACATCATACTTTGAGAACATAATCAGCCCTTCTTCGCGTACTTTGCGCGCAGTTCATTCACGACCTGCTGATAGCTGGCTTGACCGTTGCCAATGCGGTCAAGGTTGCTGCGCGTGTCCTTGCTGATGGTCATTCCCTCAATGGCAAAGGTGCCGTACACATTGCGGAGATTGCTCTTGTGCTGGGCAGGGGTAGTGTACTTGACGCTCATGGTTTGGCCTCCTTCTGATCTACATAATACTATATAAAGTTTATCGTGTATGAGTCCTATTGTCAATCTATAACTTGTTGTCAAATGTAAAAAACGCATCTTCCATTCATCAAGAATGGAAGATGCGCTTTTACGTTATATCGTATTTTATTTTGAATCGGGATGCGATACATCTGAACCCCATGCGAGTACTATCTCAAGGGCCTGCAGCTCACTTGTCCGCCAACCATATTACGCCCCAAACTGCATCATCTTGAAAATCAGCGGCTTGGAGACCATACTTGCAACCGAGAAAGGTCGTTGGGATGGCGAAACATTTTATATGGACGAATATACGTTGATTTTTCTCTTCTCGCAGTGCATAAGGTGTGCACAAAAGCGATATTGCTGGGAGAGCGTTCGGTTCGCATCCGAGAGGTCAAGGGTTCGAATCCCTCTAGGTCCACTTTTAGCAGCAGCGTAATTTTAACGCTGCTGCTTTTCTTTTGCATGTGCATAGGTCACACGCTGGCTTTGGGACCTAGAGGGATTCGAACAGCGCGGCCCTGCCGCAGGCAGGGCAAGCAACCAGCCCAGTGCAACGGCGACGACCGCAGCCAGTGGCTGAAACAGGGAGGAGCTGTTGGGGCCGCGTTCTGATTTTTCAAAGCCCCGCCAGGGGGCTGCGGAAAAATCAGCTAACGCAACTCGTCGCTGTTGCTTAGTGCGCGGGTCCCAACCAGTAGGAATATCTACCGAGGAGACTTTCGTTTTTGCCGCATCGTTTTGTACGATGCGGCGTTTTTTATGCCTAAAAAACTTTGGCAGACCATGTCGGGCTCCGAACCCTGAAGTCGGATGCGAACCGGGTGGGGTCATCCATGTACTTTTTGAAAATCCATCGGTTTCACGCTTCTTTCTTTGCATTTTGCAGAGTTCTGCGGGCAAGTGCATCGCTTTTAACGGAGGTGCCTTTATGCTTCATCTTTCTTCCTGGATGACCACACTGCCCATGATGCTCATCGGCATGACCGGTATCCTGCTGGTCATCGGCTTTCTCGTGCTGGTTGTGATGGTGCTGAACTGCCTCACCCACCGCAAGTAAAAGAAAAAAATAGGATAAGCAAGCCGCCCGGGAGGATCTGCGGATCTTCCCGGGCGGCTTTTTTCACAGGCGCAGACGGCGCTGCTTTTGCCGGATTCATCCCCGGGCGTCCTGCCGGGTGGTGTGGAAGTACTCCTTGGGGGTCATGCCGTACTCCTTTTTAAAGGCGCGGAAAAAGTGGTTGTAACCGCCAAAGCCGCTGGTCTTGTACACCTCGGTGATGGGCAGCCCCTGCTCGATGAGGGTGCAGCAGCGGTCTAACCGCGCCTTTACGATATAGCGGTGCACCGTCTGCCCGGTCTGGCGTTTGAATTCCCGGGCAATATGTTCCCGGGAGACGAAAAACTCCTTTTCCAGCCGCTCCAGCGTCAGTTCCTCGGTAAGGTGCGCCTGAATAAACAAAAACACCTCGTCCAGCATCAGGTGGTGGCGGCTGACCAATGCGGTGTGGAACTCCACATGGATGCAGGCACGCAGCGCCAGCACCACAAACATTTGCAAAATACCGTGCTCGAACACCGCTGCACCGAACTGGGTGCGCTCCTGCGGGAGCATCAGCAGCTTCCGGGCAAGGTTTTTCAGCAGCATATAGATCTGGCTGTCCGGGCGCACAGCCACCTGCCGGAAGGGCACCACGTTGAAGCTTTTTTCAAGGTCGGTATCTGCGTCCGAAAGCTGCGCCAGCGTCTGGGGGGACAGCTGCACCCGAATAAGTTCCAGCGGGCCGTAAGCACCGGCGTATTCCAGTCTGCCGCCCTGACCGGGCTTGAAGATGATGAGATTCTGCTGCTGTGCGGGCAGCACCACCTCGCTGCACCGGAACACACCGCTGCCCCGCATGACTAGAAACAAATCATAATACGCGCCGGAATAAAATTCCCGGACGGCGCTCTGCTCAAAAAGATAACGCTTGGCTGTATGATTCACCAAAAAGTCCTCCATGAAACTGTCATATGTAACAGATTGTTGTACACAACAGAAAAGTACAACTATTATAATTGCATAATACATCAATTTGCGATAGTTTTCAATCATTTTTTGGATATGTATTGATGAAAAATTAACGTATAATGCAAACGTAGAAAAGAGACTTGTGCGAAAAGTCTCGTGGTTTCACTGTTTTTAAGGAGGATAAAACACAATGGACCAGAAAAAGACCATCCGACCCTTCTCCATGAAGGACAAGATCGGTTATACGCTGGGCGATCTGGGCTGCTGTTTCACCGAGCAGTACCGTGCCATGTATCTGTCGATCTTCTACACCCTGATCCTGCAGGTCAACCCCTTCCACGTGGGTATCCTGCTGCTGATCACCAAGATCTGGGACGCCGTGAATGACCCCATCATCGGTGCCATGGTGGACTCCCGCAAGGCCACCAAGGGCGGCAAGTTCATCCCGTGGATCCGCGCCTTCTCCTTCCCCATGGCAGTGCTGTGCATACTTGGCTTTGTCAATGTAGGCAATATCAACTACGGCCTGCGTCTGGCCTACATGTTCGTCACCTACGTTCTGTACGAGGCGCTGTACACCTGCGTCAACGTGCCCTTCGGTACTCTGTCCAGCGTGATGACCGATGATGTCAGCCAGCGCACCGCACTGTCCCGCTACCGCAGCCTTGGCGGCACCATCTTCATGACCGTCATGGTCATGATCGGTCCCCTGTTCCTGTATGTGGACAACAAGCCCGTGGCTGGCCGCTTCCTGATGCTGGCCTGCATCTGCGCTATGCTGGGCCTGCTGTGCCTGCAGATCACCTGCGTGTGGTGCAAGGAGCGCGTGGAAGTGCCTGAGCGTCCGCAGGGCGAAAAGCTGAACTACCTGCACGTGCTCAAGGAGATCTCTCACAATAAGGCTCTGCTGGGCGTTATGTTCTTCAGCCTGACCGGCATGATCGGTGCTTCCGTGGTCAACGGTCTGAACACCTACCTGTATAAGGACTTCTTCGGCAACGTTAAAATTCAGGCTGTCTCCGGCATGCTGAGCGTGCTGTACGCGGTGCTGTCCTTTGCCATCACCCAGCCTCTTGCCAACAAGTTCGGCAAGAAGGAGTGGTGCTGCATGGGCGCCGGCTTTGCCGCCATCGTGTTCGGCATCCTGTTCTTCTTCCCCGTCCACAACCCCGTGGCCTTCATCGTCATCAACGGTATCTGCTATCTGGGCGCTTCCGGTATGCAGGTGCTGATCTGGGCCATGGTCAACGACGCCATCGACTACCATGAGCTGCAGACCGGCGAGCGCAACGAGGGCATCGTCTACTCCACCTACTCCTTCTTCCGCAAGCTTGCAAGCGCCATTTCCGGCAGCCTGTCCAGCTTTGTGCTGGGTGCCATCGGCTACAACGTTACCGCTGGCGCTGTGCAGACCGCAGGCGTTGTAAACGCCATCTGGAAGAGCTACACCGGCGTCTACTTTCTGGGCTACGGCATTGCAGTTGCCATCCTGTTCTTCGTCTACCCCCTGACCAAGCAGAAGACTGCTGAGATGCTGACCGAGCTGAAGGCTCGCCGCGCCGCAAAGGAGAGCAAGTAAACCATGAAGATCTTACAGGTTCAGTTTAAAAACCGCAATGGCCACACCCTGCGCGGCATCGTGACCCTGCCCGACACCGAGGGCAAGGTACCCTTTGTGGTGCATCTGCACGGCTTTGCCGGCAGCTGCAGCGGCTACAAGTCCATGTACACCCACCTGTCTCGCGCTCTGGCAGCGCAGGGCATCGGCAGCGCCCGGTTCGATTTCTACGGCAACGGCGAGAGCGACGGCGAGTTCGAGGATATGAGCTTCGACGGCCTGCACACCGATGCACAGGATATCTTTGCATGGGCCGCTGAGCAGCCCTATGTGGACAGCGAAAAGCTGTTCCTCTCCGGCCAGAGCATGGGCGGCTACATTGCCGCCTCCTGCGCACCGGTCATCCAGCCCCACGGCCTGATTTTGCTGTGCCCGGGCGCCGGGATGTGGTTTGGCTGCGCACAGCGCGCCGACGGCGTTGTGCAGACCGGCAAGGACTACACCGACATGGAGGGTCTGTGCTACAAGATGGCCTTTAACTACGAGATGGCCAAGCACCCCGACCCCTTTACCGAGGCCAAGGGCTACAACGGCCCGGTGCTGCTGCTGCGCGCCGATGATGACCGTCTGGTGGACGAGGGCACCTGCAGCCGTTACGCACAGGTGTACACCGCACCCGAGGTGGACACCATTGCAGGCGGCGGCCACAACTTTGCCACGCTGGCAGCCCGTGCCGCCGTGGAGGAAAAGACCGCAGCATTCATCAAAGCAAATCTGTAAAGCAAAGCATATCTGCAAGGAGGCTTTTATATGCAAAACGTAATTCTGCAGCCCATTGAGGTGGGCGGACAGACCTTTAAAAACCGCATCATGTTCCCCCCGCTGACCACCGGCTACGAGAAAAACGGCATGATCAGTGAGCAGGACATGGGC is part of the Faecalibacterium sp. HTF-F genome and harbors:
- a CDS encoding Fic/DOC family protein; the encoded protein is MFSKYDVYTTVQSMYCYPDTDVLINKLNIHDKAELKQAEEEFTAIKQMALLQEPIKGRFTKTHLFRIHRFLFEDVYPFAGHIRKEQISKGDTMFYPPDLIDRELERVFKNIHSKKLLAEQDEEKQIQNLSQTMAELNIIHPFREGNGRSTRELIRCMALEYGLHINWGNTDRETLINAAIAAVDDDMAFCDVLKQCIESPN
- a CDS encoding antitoxin VbhA family protein — its product is MSVKYTTPAQHKSNLRNVYGTFAIEGMTISKDTRSNLDRIGNGQASYQQVVNELRAKYAKKG
- a CDS encoding oxaloacetate decarboxylase gives rise to the protein MLHLSSWMTTLPMMLIGMTGILLVIGFLVLVVMVLNCLTHRK
- a CDS encoding helix-turn-helix domain-containing protein translates to MNHTAKRYLFEQSAVREFYSGAYYDLFLVMRGSGVFRCSEVVLPAQQQNLIIFKPGQGGRLEYAGAYGPLELIRVQLSPQTLAQLSDADTDLEKSFNVVPFRQVAVRPDSQIYMLLKNLARKLLMLPQERTQFGAAVFEHGILQMFVVLALRACIHVEFHTALVSRHHLMLDEVFLFIQAHLTEELTLERLEKEFFVSREHIAREFKRQTGQTVHRYIVKARLDRCCTLIEQGLPITEVYKTSGFGGYNHFFRAFKKEYGMTPKEYFHTTRQDARG
- a CDS encoding MFS transporter; the protein is MDQKKTIRPFSMKDKIGYTLGDLGCCFTEQYRAMYLSIFYTLILQVNPFHVGILLLITKIWDAVNDPIIGAMVDSRKATKGGKFIPWIRAFSFPMAVLCILGFVNVGNINYGLRLAYMFVTYVLYEALYTCVNVPFGTLSSVMTDDVSQRTALSRYRSLGGTIFMTVMVMIGPLFLYVDNKPVAGRFLMLACICAMLGLLCLQITCVWCKERVEVPERPQGEKLNYLHVLKEISHNKALLGVMFFSLTGMIGASVVNGLNTYLYKDFFGNVKIQAVSGMLSVLYAVLSFAITQPLANKFGKKEWCCMGAGFAAIVFGILFFFPVHNPVAFIVINGICYLGASGMQVLIWAMVNDAIDYHELQTGERNEGIVYSTYSFFRKLASAISGSLSSFVLGAIGYNVTAGAVQTAGVVNAIWKSYTGVYFLGYGIAVAILFFVYPLTKQKTAEMLTELKARRAAKESK
- a CDS encoding alpha/beta hydrolase family protein, producing MKILQVQFKNRNGHTLRGIVTLPDTEGKVPFVVHLHGFAGSCSGYKSMYTHLSRALAAQGIGSARFDFYGNGESDGEFEDMSFDGLHTDAQDIFAWAAEQPYVDSEKLFLSGQSMGGYIAASCAPVIQPHGLILLCPGAGMWFGCAQRADGVVQTGKDYTDMEGLCYKMAFNYEMAKHPDPFTEAKGYNGPVLLLRADDDRLVDEGTCSRYAQVYTAPEVDTIAGGGHNFATLAARAAVEEKTAAFIKANL